The DNA region AACTATGAAGTTGCTGTTGCTTTTAAATCAGCTCTTGCTACAGGAAACTGGACAAAGATAGCAGATTCGATACAGAAATGTGAGGATCTTTTATGGGCAACCATAGATGGTGATTCTTCAAAAGTTGCTGAACTTGTAGCACTGGCACATGAGGCGTATACTTCAGTACTGAAATACAATGATGAAAACTCACTCAGCTGCGCAATAACCATGGCTTATTTTACTGCACCGGCATATTATAATGTCGTACGTGAACTTCCGTCAGGTAAAGGTTTTGCTGATATTGCTTTTATTCCAAGATCAGATTCCGGAAACATGCCGGCGATGATAATCGAGCTGAAATACGACAAAAATGCTGACAGCGCTCTGAATCAGATAAAAGAAAAGAGGTATAACGGTAAGCTGAAAGGCTACAGTGACAGGATACTGGTTGTTGGTATTAACTACAGCAAGGATACCAGAAATTATGAGTGTGTAATTGAAACGCTTGACGGTTTGTCATGATGTTTATCGATTGGAGATTGTTGTGAACCAATCAGAGTAATGTGCTGATTTGAAAAGACATGCATGTAAAATCATACGTGCATGTCTTTTTTATTGGCATTTATGATACTTGAAAAAGCGTTGTGTTTATGATACAATTAAAAATGTATTTCAAATTTGCCAGGAGGTTTTATGGGACTTTTCAGTAAAATAAAAGCAGGACTTCTGAAAACAAGACAGGCGATGATGTCTAAGCTTTCGAAACTGCTTCATTCATTTACCAAAATAGATGAAGATCTGTTTGAACAGCTGGAGGAAACGCTTATCATGAGCGATGTCGGTGTTGACACTTCGCTTGAGATCTGTGACAGACTCAGAAAGATGATAAAGGAACAGGGGATTACTGATCCGAATGAGATCATGCGTCTTATACATGAAATAGTTTCGGACATGATGGGTGAAGACCAGGGGCTGGATCTTTCCACAACTCCTTCGGTCATTATGGTCATCGGTGTAAACGGTGCCGGAAAGACCACTACTATCGGCAAACTCTGCCACAAGCTCAAGGGCGAGGGTAAGAAGGTGCTTGTTGCTGCTGCTGATACATTCAGAGCGGCTGCTATCGATCAGCTCCAGGTATGGACGGAAAGAGCGGGAGTTGACATAGTAAAGCATGCTGAAGGTTCTGACGCTGCGGCGGTTGTTTATGACGCTATCGCAGCTGCAAAGGCGAGACACTGTGACGTTGTCATCGTTGATACTGCAGGACGACTCCACAACAAGAAAAATCTCATGGACGAGCTGGCAAAGATAAACAGAATCGTGGCAGGACAGGCAGAAGGATGTGCCCGTGAGATCCTTCTGGTACTCGATGCAACAACAGGACAAAATGCTGTAAATCAGGCTAAACTCTTCAGCGAGGTCGCTGATATTACAGGTATAGTTCTTACAAAACTCGACGGTACTGCAAAGGGCGGTATTGTTATTTCAATAAAGAATGAACTTGGCATTCCGGTCAAGCTTGTTGGTCTCGGTGAAAAGATCGATGACCTTCAGGATTTCAACAGCCGTGATTTCGTAAATGCACTGTTCGGTGACGAAGTTCTCGACGGTGAAGTAAATATGGATGATGATATGTCTGAAGAGGATGAAGAAACTGCGGATATCGAAGAAGCATCTGCTGAATATTCAGAAGATGTCGATGATACATATACAGAAACTTCAGAAGAATCATCTTATGCTGAACCTGAAGAAATAAAAGAAACGACAGTGTCCGAACCGGAAGAAGCACCGGAAGAAGCACCGGAAGAAACAGCGGTTTCAGATGAAAATGAAGCTTCTGAGGTCTCAGAAGAATCTGAAGAACCGGAAGTAACCGAAGATTCAGAAGAGACTGCAGAAACTGAAGAACCAGAGGGAACTGAAGAATCAGAAGAAGCTGCGGAACCGGAAGAAACTGCAGAAGCTGAAGAAGAGACAGAGGAACCGGAAAAGAAGAAGGGATTCTTCAGCCGTCTTTTCGGTAAAAAGAAGAAATAATAAGGAGTAACAGATGAAGGTAATACTTGCATCAAACAATAAGCACAAGCTTGAAGAAATAAAGAAGATACTTTCACCTCTCGGCTATGAAGTTGTTTCACAGGCTGAGGCCGGTGTGAATATCGACGTTGAGGAAACAGGCACTACTTTTGAGGAAAATGCCGCACTTAAGGCGCAGGCAGTTTACGATCTTACAAAGACAGCAGTTATTTCAGATGACAGCGGACTTGAAGTAGACTATTTAAACGGTGCTCCGGGCGTATATTCACACCGCTACGCAGGCGAGAACGCTACAGATGCTGACCGCTGTGCAAAGCTCCTTTCAGAATTAAGCGGCGTTGAAACAGAAAAGCGTACAGCAAGATTTGTCTGCGTGCTCTGCTTTATTGACGACAAGGGCGAAAAGCTTGTTATCCGCGGTACAGCCGAAGGTATCATCGGAACAGAACCTAAGGGCGAAAACGGATTCGGCTACGATCCTGTATTTATGTACGGTGACAGATCTTTTGCCGAACTTTCCGCAGAGGAAAAGAACTCCGTAAGCCACAGGGCAGATGCACTTAAAAAGTTTGCAGCTGCTATCGGAGCAAAATGAAACACTGATAAATGAACGTAATGCTAAATGAAAGGCTGATATTATGCTTACAAGCAAACAGAGATCAAAACTCAGAGGAATAGCAAGTACCTACGAAACAATTTTTCAGGTAGGTAAAAACGGAATACAGGATACACTCATAGCACAGGTAAACGACGCTCTCAGAGTGCGTGAACTTATCAAGCTCCGTGTACTCGACAACAGTCCGTACACAGCAAGGGAAGCTGCTGACGAGATAGCAGAAAAGACAGGCGCTGATGTAGTTCAGGTAGTCGGCAGCAGATTCGTTCTCTTCAAGCGAAATCCGAAAGAACCTGTGATCGAAATAGACATCTGATGGGCAGAACAGGATTTTTCGGCGGAACGTTCAATCCGATACACTCCGGCCACATCCATCTTGCGGAGGAAGCCTACAGTAAACTCGGACTTGACCGCCTTATACTTGTTCCGGCAAATATCCCGCCGCACAAGGAAGCGCATGATCTGTGCAGTAACGCTGACAGATTAAACATGTGCCGCCTTGCTGCTGAGGACCATGAAGGCTTTGAGGTCTCGGACTTTGAACTGAAACAGGGCGGCAAAAGCTATTCCGTTTACACGACGGAGCATTTTGCGGAAATGTATCCTGATGATGACCTTTACATGATGGTCGGAAGCGACATGCTTTTAAGTTTTGACAAGTGGTACCGCTTTGAGGATATACTTAAAAAAGTGACTCTGGCAGTCGTGTCAAGAGAGTATGACGACATGGATGACTTAAAGAAAAAGGCGGATGAACTTTCGGCTTTCGGCAGCGTGAAGATAATAAACGCTGATCCTTTTCCGGTCTCATCAACGCAGATAAGGGATCTGATACGCCGCGGCCAAAAATATTCTTGCTATTTGCCTGAAAAAGTAGTACAATATATTAGACTGAAAAAATTATACGTATGATGATCATCACTGTTCCTTAAGACCCGCTGATACACATAACTGCGGGCCTTAAGGCAGTGTATAAACAACTGGCTGGTGATATATTTGTTCGACGTGGAAAATATTACAGATTTTCTTAAAAACCGTCTTTCAGAAAAAAGATTCAATCATTCACTCAACGTTGCCGCAGAATGCCGTAAACTTGCGGAATGGTACGGTGAAGACAGTGAAAAAGCATATTTTGCAGGTCTTGTACACGATATCTGCAAGGAGCTTCCTGCAGATGAACTGAAAAAAATGGCTGCGGAAAGCGGACTCGGCGTATCAGCGGCTGAGCTTGAGACCAAGGCGCTCTGGCACGCAGTTGCAGGAGCAGCATTTGTACGTGATTCGCTTATGATAGAAGATAAGGATATTATCAATGCCGTACGCTTTCATACTATCGGCAGAGCGGGAATGAGCCGCTTTGAGGAGATCGTGTATATCGGTGACCTGATTTCGGCAGACAGGTCCTACAACGGGGTCAAGAAATTCAGAAAGCTTGCTTATCAGGACATGGACAGGGTGATGCTTGAAGCCCTGATCTTTTCGATAGTATCTGTTACTGAGAAAAAAGGTCTCATTCCTGAATACACGCTTGAAGCTTACAATCAGTATGCGCTGAGAGAGAGCCGACGTGCTCAGGAAGGAAAGTGAACATGGTAAGGAAAAGTAAGTTCAGGATATTCAGAGATATTCTTCTGCTTCTTATTACACTTGCTGTACTTTTTGTTGCCGGAAAAGGCATGATAAAGTCTGTTGTGTCTGACAGCCAGCCTTTTAAATCAGAACAGGCGGGCGAGCTGGATGCCGACAGCAACACATACATGCTTAAGCCGATGGAACCGGAACAGATGTTTGACGGCCTTGACCTTTACCAGTACATCGAAGGCCAGTACACGGTGCTGTGTCTCGGAATGGATGAGGAAGGACTCAACACGGATATTATGATGCTCGCGCAGTTTGACCTTAACGCAGCGAAGATAAATATTCTTCAGATACCGCGTGACTGCTACGTTGGTCCGGAATACACGAAGGCTGAACACGGAAAGATAAACAGCGTATATTCCGACGGTGTATGCGAAGGAAGCACTCCGGTCGCAAAGGTCGCTAACTGTCTGAAAGATCTTTTCGGTATTCCGATAGATGCGTACATCGGTATAAAATGCACTGACGTTCCGCCGGTAGTCGATGCTATCGGAGGAATTCCGATAAACGTTCCGTATGATATCATCTACGAAGCAGACAAGATCATCTACAAAGGTGAACAGGTGCTTAACGGTGAGCAGTCTGAATGGTTCGTGCGTTTCCGCCACGATTATCTCGAAGGGGACATTGCCAGAATCAGAGCTCAGAGGATCTTCCTGGCTGCCGGAATGCAGAAGGTAAAGAATCTCGGCACGCTGAAGGTACTGAGTATTTATCCTACACTGAAGCAGTACCTCATGTCTGACCTCGACATCAGCGAAATCGGTATTCTGTGCGATTTTGCCCAGACTGTTTCAATGGAAAATGTAACTGTAAGAATGGTGCCGGGTGAAGACTTAAGTCCGGGAGACATCAATAATTACTACGGCTACTCGATCCATGAGCAGGAAACAGCTGATATGCTCAACGAGTATTTCAGACCTTATCAGGAAGAAATGACAGCCGATCAGCTTAACATAACCGAAGTAAAGCATACAGCCACATATTACGATAATGACAGCACAAGTTTCGCTGACATTGAAAACGGAAATGTTCCGTCTGTTCCGTTCAGGGAAGATGCAAACACCCTTGACGGAGCCGGAGACGGGGAAGAATAAAAAGGAACTGCCGGTCAGTGTGGTACAGGGTTTACGACCCGTACTGATGATCCGGTGCTTCCGGAAATGAAAGGAAAGATAGAATGGATACAAAGGAAAAACTTGAAAAGATAGTTAAAGCCCTCGATTCAAAGAAGGCTGAAGATATAGAAGTACTCGGAATAAGAGATCTTACAGTGCTTTCCGACTACTTTGTAATAGCAAACGGTACAAGTACGACTCACACAAGAACGCTTGCCGATGAAGTTGAGTATCAGCTTTCACAGTCCGGCATCGAACCTTCCGGAAAGGAAGGACACAACGGTTCAAACTGGATCGTGCTTGATTATTCAGATATTATCGTTCATGTTTTCTACAAGGAAACAAGAGAGTTCTATCAGCTCGAAAGACTCTGGGCTGACGGAGAACATCTCGACGTGGAAGAGTTATTAAAGTAAAGTTTAAGCCGCAGTTCCGGTAAAACCGGAACTGCGGTTTTGAGGGGGACAGGGGCGGAGCCCCTCCTCCCGTCAGGGCATCACCTGCTTCGCCGGTGATGCCAAGGAATATTTATGTAAGGAGCTAACTCTATGGGTAAATATGATTTTGCTGCCGTTGAAGCAAAATGGCAGAAATACTGGGAAGAAAAAGGAACTTTCAGGGCATCTGACGACTATTCAAAGCCAAAGTTCTACGGCCTTGTTGAATTCCCTTATCCGTCAGGCCACGGAATGCACGTAGGCCATATCAAGGCATATTCAGGCCTTGAAGTAGTAAGCAGAAAGAGACGTATGGAGGGCTACAACGTTCTTTTCCCTATCGGATTTGACGCTTACGGACTTCCAACAGAAAATACAGCTATCAAGGATAACGTTCATCCGAGAATAGTAACAGACAGAAACATTGCAAAATTCACAGGTCAGCTCAAGAGCGTAGGTTTCTCATTTGACTGGTCAAGAGTTATAGATACGACGGAGGAAGGATACTACAAGTGGACACAGTGGATCTTCCTCAAGATGTTCGAAAACGGCCTTGTTTTCAGAGACAAGACAAACGTAAACTACTGCCCGAGCTGTAAGGTAGTTCTTTCAAACGAAGACTCACAGGGCGGCAAGTGTGACGTATGCCACAGCGACATTATCCAGAAGACCAAGGAAGTATGGTACCTCCGCATCACAGAATATGCAGACAAGCTCCTCAAGGGACTCGAGGAAGTTGACTACCTTCCGAACGTAAGACTCCAGCAGGAAAACTGGATCGGCAAGTCAACAGGTGCGTTTGTAAACTTTGACATAAAGGAAAATGATGAGAAGCTCCGCATCTACACAACACGTCCGGATACCCTTTACGGTGTAACATTCATGGTAATCGCTCCGGAACATCCGATCATCCAGAAGTACCGCGACAGCATTAAGAACATTGCAGAACTCGATGCCTATAAGGATGAATGTGCAAAGAAGAGCGAATTCGAGAGAACACAGCTCGTCAAGGACAAGACAGGTGTAAAGATCGACGGTCTTACAGCTGTGAACCCAGTAACAAAGAAAGAGATCCCGATCTACATTTCCGACTACGTAATGATGGGCTACGGTACAGGTGCCATCATGGCAGTTCCTGCTCACGATACACGTGACTACGACTTCGCAAAGAAGTTCGGCATCGATATAATCGAAGTAATAAAGGGCGGCGACATCACCAAGGAAGCCTACACAGGCGAAGGTGAACTTGTAAACTCAGGCGAGCTCAACGGCATTTCAAACAAGAAGGATGCTGTTGCAAAGGCAATAGAGATTCTTGAAAAGCTCGGCTGCGGCGAAAAGGGCGTTCAGTTCAAGATGAAGGACTGGGCATTCAACCGCCAGAGATACTGGGGTGAACCTATCCCGATAGTTCACTGCGAACACTGCGGCATGGTTCCTGTTCATTATGAGGAACTCCCGCTCAGACTTCCTCCTGTAGAAAACTTCGAACCAGGTACAGACGGCGAAAGCCCGCTTGCAAAGATCAGTGACTTCGTTAAGTGCAAGTGTCCTAAGTGCGGTAAGGACGCAAGAAGAGAAACTGATACAATGCCTCAGTGGGCAGGTTCATCATGGTACTTCCTCCGTTACTGCGATCCAAAGAACGATAACGAGTTTGCGTCACAGGAGGCACTTAAGTACTGGATGCCTGTTGACTGGTACAACGGCGGTATGGAACACGTTACACGTCATATGATCTACAGCCGTTTCTGGCACAAGTTCCTCTATGACCTCGGTCTTGTTCCGACTTCGGAACCGTATGCAAAGAGAACTGCACAGGGCCTTATTCTCGGACCAGACGGAGAAAAGATGTCCAAGTCAAGAGGAAACGTTATCGATCCTAACGACGTTGTTGCAGAATACGGCGCAGATGTTCTCAGACTTTACGTCCTCTTCATGGGCGACTACGAAAAGGCTGCTCCGTGGAGCGAGTCAAGCATCAAGGGATGCAAACGTTTCGAAGACAGGATCTGGGCTTTACAGGATATGATCACTGACGGCGATGAATACAGCGAAAAGCTCCGCAGTGCATTCCACAAGACAATAAAGAAGGTAAGCGAAGACATCGAAGCTATGAAGTTCAACACAGCCATAGCAGCAATGATGTCACTTATCAATGACATATACGCAGCAGGAAGCATAACAAAGGGCGAATTCGGTGCTCTGTGCACAATGCTCTATCCTTTTGCTCCTCACATAGCTGAAGAAATGTACAGCAGCGTTTTCGGAAAGATCCTCAGCGAACAGAGCTGGATCACATATGACGAAGCACTCTGCGTTGACGACTCAGTTGAAATTGTTCTCCAGATCAACGGCAAGGTACGTTCAAAGATCATGATCCCGGTCGGCACAGACAAGGATACAGCGTTTGAAATGGCACTTAAGGATGAGAAATTTGCCGAAGCAACAAGCGGAAAGAACATTGTTAAGCAGATATATGTACAAAACAAACTTGTGAATTTTGTTGTAAAATAACAAAATATCTCCGGAGATTATTTTCTACTTGACAACACCGTGCCTGGTGTGCTAAAATAAATTTATGTTATTCATACAGCTTATATTACTGCGGTCTGAATGACATGCGAATATACAGTGTGTCACTCATGGTCACAGTTTTAGCTTATAACAGAGGAGATAAAAAACAGATGACTGACATCTGATTCCGCAAGGTTTCAGATTTTAGCATAAACCTCTGTCTTTGTGGCAAAGGGAGGGAATAAAGTGGCAGAAGTTCGTGTTGGTAAAAACGAATCTTTAGAGACAGCACTCAAGCGCTTCAAGAGATCATGCGCTAAGGATGGCGTTATAGCTGAAGTTCGTAAGAGAGAACACTACGAAAAGCCTTCGGTTAAGCGTAAGAAGAAGTCCGAAGCAGCTCGTAAGCGCAAGTATTGATAAACAGTACATAAAACCAATTAAAAGAATTATCCTTCAGGTTTTCCTGGAGGATATTTTTTTTACTGAAAAAATCTGCGGCAGACCGTTTTTTCGTCTGTGTACCCGTATTATAAAGTTCCTTTGTATAAAATGCTGTAATTGGACCTGTAAATTTGTAATGAAATCTTGTCTATTTTAAAATTCATTACTTGAAATTCAGATTAGTATAATGTATAATAAAATAATAAAATACTATTATTGGGGGGATAGACTGTGATTTTAGATTCATTTCAGTTCAAGGCAATGGAAAGCGGCATAAAGGCTATGTCTTTAAAGCAGCAGGTACATACTCAGAACATCGCAAATCTGGACACTCCGGACTACAAGGTCAAAACGTTTTCCTTCGGGAACACGCTGGAAGACCAGATGAAACACAATACTAAAAAAGACAGTATAGAATATGATTTTGAGGCAAAGGTCGAAACAAAGGATAACGTTGAAGTACTTGTCGACGGAAACAACGTTGACATTGAGAACGAAAATCTTGAACTCTACAGCGCGTACATCCAGCAGGCAGCAACTATCCAGAAGATGAATGCAGTAATTTCAGACTATCGTTACGTTCTTCAGAATGCAAGCTTCAAATAAGGGGGTAAGTTTATGGCTTTTCTGAATGCTTTGAACATAGTAGGTTCGGCTCTTACTGCTGAACGTTTCAGAACAAACATAATCACACAGAACATTTCAAACCAGCTTGTTATCGGCAGAAACGGTGAAGATCCTTACCGCAGAAAGCAGGTAATATTCCAGACCCGTCCGCAGAGTTTTGACGAAACACTTTCACAGGTAAAGGGCGGCGGCGTAAGGGTGACACAGGTTGTTGAAAGTCAAGAGGATTTCAAGCCGGTTTATGACCCGACTCATCCTGATGCGGATGAAGACGGATATATATACTATCCTAACGTTAACAACACGGAAGAACAGCTTGACCTTATGGAAGCAACAAGAGTGTACGAAGCAAACGTAGCAGCACTCAGCGTTGTAAAGGCCATGGCATCAAAGGCTCTTGAAATAGGCAAGGGCTGATCAGACAGAATTAAGGTCTGACAGGTACCGGAACTTAAGTTTCCGGCGTAACCGGATAAGTACAGTTTATGGATTTTAAGGGGAATGAAAAATGATCAGAGAAGACTTTATTACTCCGCTTTCAGGCATGCAGGCGATGAAACCGCTGCAGCCTATAGGTTCCGGAAAAACAAATGCCGGGAATGACGAAACGGGAATGTCATTCGGCGAAACGCTGCGTTCAAAGATCCAGAACGTAAAGGATCTGGAACAGAAGTCACTGGCCAGTGCCTATGACGTATCAATGGGCAACACTGAAGATATCGAAGGCGCCATGATAGATGCGACGAAGGCATCTGTAGCCATCGAAACAGCAGTCCAGGTAACAACAAGGGCAGTTAACGCCTACAAGGAAATTATTCAGATGCAGATCTGACAGTGTTTTTTAGGAATTTTTAGTTTGGAGAATGATTTTATAAATGAACGATAAATTGAAACCGGTACTTGATAAAGTAAAATCAGTCTGGGGAGGAATGTCGAAACGAATAAGGACACTTCTCATAGTCGGACTTTCGGTAATACTTGTCGGTTCCATAGCACTTGCGGTTGTTCTTAACATCGAATCGAAGAAATGGCTCGTTCTTTTTCCGGGCATGACCACTGAAGAAGCTTCACAGGTTTACCTTGAACTCAAGAACATGGAAGTTGACACGAAGCTCAATTCCAAGGGTGAGATCGAAGTCAGAAAGGAA from Ruminococcus sp. HUN007 includes:
- a CDS encoding XTP/dITP diphosphatase — encoded protein: MKVILASNNKHKLEEIKKILSPLGYEVVSQAEAGVNIDVEETGTTFEENAALKAQAVYDLTKTAVISDDSGLEVDYLNGAPGVYSHRYAGENATDADRCAKLLSELSGVETEKRTARFVCVLCFIDDKGEKLVIRGTAEGIIGTEPKGENGFGYDPVFMYGDRSFAELSAEEKNSVSHRADALKKFAAAIGAK
- a CDS encoding YhbY family RNA-binding protein: MLTSKQRSKLRGIASTYETIFQVGKNGIQDTLIAQVNDALRVRELIKLRVLDNSPYTAREAADEIAEKTGADVVQVVGSRFVLFKRNPKEPVIEIDI
- the nadD gene encoding nicotinate (nicotinamide) nucleotide adenylyltransferase; translation: MGRTGFFGGTFNPIHSGHIHLAEEAYSKLGLDRLILVPANIPPHKEAHDLCSNADRLNMCRLAAEDHEGFEVSDFELKQGGKSYSVYTTEHFAEMYPDDDLYMMVGSDMLLSFDKWYRFEDILKKVTLAVVSREYDDMDDLKKKADELSAFGSVKIINADPFPVSSTQIRDLIRRGQKYSCYLPEKVVQYIRLKKLYV
- the yqeK gene encoding bis(5'-nucleosyl)-tetraphosphatase (symmetrical) YqeK, with product MENITDFLKNRLSEKRFNHSLNVAAECRKLAEWYGEDSEKAYFAGLVHDICKELPADELKKMAAESGLGVSAAELETKALWHAVAGAAFVRDSLMIEDKDIINAVRFHTIGRAGMSRFEEIVYIGDLISADRSYNGVKKFRKLAYQDMDRVMLEALIFSIVSVTEKKGLIPEYTLEAYNQYALRESRRAQEGK
- a CDS encoding LCP family protein, with translation MVRKSKFRIFRDILLLLITLAVLFVAGKGMIKSVVSDSQPFKSEQAGELDADSNTYMLKPMEPEQMFDGLDLYQYIEGQYTVLCLGMDEEGLNTDIMMLAQFDLNAAKINILQIPRDCYVGPEYTKAEHGKINSVYSDGVCEGSTPVAKVANCLKDLFGIPIDAYIGIKCTDVPPVVDAIGGIPINVPYDIIYEADKIIYKGEQVLNGEQSEWFVRFRHDYLEGDIARIRAQRIFLAAGMQKVKNLGTLKVLSIYPTLKQYLMSDLDISEIGILCDFAQTVSMENVTVRMVPGEDLSPGDINNYYGYSIHEQETADMLNEYFRPYQEEMTADQLNITEVKHTATYYDNDSTSFADIENGNVPSVPFREDANTLDGAGDGEE
- the rsfS gene encoding ribosome silencing factor, encoding MDTKEKLEKIVKALDSKKAEDIEVLGIRDLTVLSDYFVIANGTSTTHTRTLADEVEYQLSQSGIEPSGKEGHNGSNWIVLDYSDIIVHVFYKETREFYQLERLWADGEHLDVEELLK
- the leuS gene encoding leucine--tRNA ligase codes for the protein MGKYDFAAVEAKWQKYWEEKGTFRASDDYSKPKFYGLVEFPYPSGHGMHVGHIKAYSGLEVVSRKRRMEGYNVLFPIGFDAYGLPTENTAIKDNVHPRIVTDRNIAKFTGQLKSVGFSFDWSRVIDTTEEGYYKWTQWIFLKMFENGLVFRDKTNVNYCPSCKVVLSNEDSQGGKCDVCHSDIIQKTKEVWYLRITEYADKLLKGLEEVDYLPNVRLQQENWIGKSTGAFVNFDIKENDEKLRIYTTRPDTLYGVTFMVIAPEHPIIQKYRDSIKNIAELDAYKDECAKKSEFERTQLVKDKTGVKIDGLTAVNPVTKKEIPIYISDYVMMGYGTGAIMAVPAHDTRDYDFAKKFGIDIIEVIKGGDITKEAYTGEGELVNSGELNGISNKKDAVAKAIEILEKLGCGEKGVQFKMKDWAFNRQRYWGEPIPIVHCEHCGMVPVHYEELPLRLPPVENFEPGTDGESPLAKISDFVKCKCPKCGKDARRETDTMPQWAGSSWYFLRYCDPKNDNEFASQEALKYWMPVDWYNGGMEHVTRHMIYSRFWHKFLYDLGLVPTSEPYAKRTAQGLILGPDGEKMSKSRGNVIDPNDVVAEYGADVLRLYVLFMGDYEKAAPWSESSIKGCKRFEDRIWALQDMITDGDEYSEKLRSAFHKTIKKVSEDIEAMKFNTAIAAMMSLINDIYAAGSITKGEFGALCTMLYPFAPHIAEEMYSSVFGKILSEQSWITYDEALCVDDSVEIVLQINGKVRSKIMIPVGTDKDTAFEMALKDEKFAEATSGKNIVKQIYVQNKLVNFVVK
- the rpsU gene encoding 30S ribosomal protein S21 — protein: MAEVRVGKNESLETALKRFKRSCAKDGVIAEVRKREHYEKPSVKRKKKSEAARKRKY
- the flgB gene encoding flagellar basal body rod protein FlgB yields the protein MILDSFQFKAMESGIKAMSLKQQVHTQNIANLDTPDYKVKTFSFGNTLEDQMKHNTKKDSIEYDFEAKVETKDNVEVLVDGNNVDIENENLELYSAYIQQAATIQKMNAVISDYRYVLQNASFK
- the flgC gene encoding flagellar basal body rod protein FlgC codes for the protein MAFLNALNIVGSALTAERFRTNIITQNISNQLVIGRNGEDPYRRKQVIFQTRPQSFDETLSQVKGGGVRVTQVVESQEDFKPVYDPTHPDADEDGYIYYPNVNNTEEQLDLMEATRVYEANVAALSVVKAMASKALEIGKG
- the fliE gene encoding flagellar hook-basal body complex protein FliE, with translation MIREDFITPLSGMQAMKPLQPIGSGKTNAGNDETGMSFGETLRSKIQNVKDLEQKSLASAYDVSMGNTEDIEGAMIDATKASVAIETAVQVTTRAVNAYKEIIQMQI